The following are encoded in a window of Haliotis asinina isolate JCU_RB_2024 chromosome 14, JCU_Hal_asi_v2, whole genome shotgun sequence genomic DNA:
- the LOC137261567 gene encoding beta-1,4-galactosyltransferase 7-like, whose product MANRRLFSSSHILLLCLALTLVFCFYLARYPLPDSTQCQCPPKESDSVQTDVRTVQTPATVDRFKSNHTLAVVVPLRDRFEELMEFVPHMHTFLNNQNVRHKIYVVNQVDNFRFNRASLINVGFRESSEVCDYIAMHDVDLLPLNPALSYSYPENGPFHIAAPNLHPLYHYKTFVGGILLLKSSDFKLLNGLSNRYWGWGREDDEFYVRMRKAGIIVQRPQNITTGNKTFRHVHDRKRRPRDNKRYFDQRNKTRRLDRETGMSTVQYNIASRRELTIDNAPVTILNVKLICDVQSTPWCLQPEDHEWYLQNYSQNNVQ is encoded by the coding sequence ATGGCCAACAGGAGGCTGTTTTCATCCTCGCACATTCTTCTACTGTGCTTGGCTCTAACGCTGGTGTTTTGTTTCTACCTTGCCCGATATCCGTTACCAGATTCAACACAGTGCCAATGTCCACCCAAAGAGAGCGACTCCGTGCAGACGGATGTTCGAACTGTCCAGACACCAGCTACAGTTGACCGGTTTAAATCCAATCACACCCTGGCGGTTGTTGTGCCTCTGAGAGACAGGTTTGAAGAATTGATGGAATTTGTACCTCACATGCATACTTTCCTTAACAATCAAAACGTTCGTCACAAAATTTATGTTGTGAACCAGGTTGATAATTTTCGGTTTAACCGAGCATCCCTTATCAATGTTGGTTTTCGCGAAAGCAGTGAAGTCTGTGATTACATTGCCATGCATGATGTGGATCTGTTGCCGCTAAACCCAGCTCTCAGCTACTCCTATCCAGAAAATGGACCTTTTCACATTGCTGCACCTAATCTCCATCCTCTATATCACTATAAAACATTCGTAGGTGGAATACTTCTCTTGAAATCATCTGATTTCAAATTGTTGAATGGCTTATCAAACCGATACTGGGGTTGGGGCCGTGAGGATGATGAATTCTATGTCAGAATGAGGAAAGCTGGGATTATTGTTCAGAGACCTCAAAATATTACAACAGGAAACAAAACCTTCAGACATGTCCATGACAGGAAGAGAAGGCCCAGGGACAACAAGCGTTACTTTGACCAACGGAACAAGACAAGAAGGCTGGACAGGGAGACTGGGATGTCAACAGTTCAGTATAACATCGCCAGTAGAAGAGAACTGACTATAGACAATGCTCCAGTGACCATACTAAATGTGAAATTAATATGTGATGTCCAGTCAACTCCATGGTGCTTACAGCCTGAAGATCatgaatggtatttacaaaactATTCACAGAACAATGTTCAATAA